CGAAGGCAAGGAAGAGGATCGAGTATGCGATTTCAAGCCGACTGTTGCGGTGCATCCAATAGCGCCGGATCACCAGCCACGAAAGCACAAACCAGACCGTCCCTTCGGCAATGTTGAACCAGTGGTAAAGCTCGTTAAAAAGATTGTTGCCGCTAGGTGGGTAACGCCACCAAGTTCGCTGAACCAATAAGTCGATGAGATCGGTCATGAAGCCAAGCTTACCGTGGGCACACCGGCGTTGCGCAGGCTGTCATTGGCTACGGAAACCGCCGCATGGCCATAAAAAAAGCCCGCGAGCTGGATGCTTGCGGGCTTTTGCGTTGACGACGTTTGTTTGGTTCGCCCCGGGCGGATTAGGCTTCGGTCTTTTGAGCGCTGGCAATTCGGTCGGTTGAATCGACGAAGGGGTTCGACTGGATCGCGCCGAGCTTTGCGGGATTTGGCTTGGCACCACTGTGGTGCACGCACGGGTTGCCGCATGGCTGGCTGAACGATGGGCTCGGCGTTGGCACGATCGGTTCAGCGAACTCGGTACGCAAGCGGCTGTTGTAGTTCGGGCCAGCTTGGACCATTGGCGGCGAGGCGAACGGGCTCAGGCCGTACGGACGAGCGTGACGGGCGCCATAATAGACGGGGGGGTTGGTGGCAAAGTAGGGTGGTGTACGGATCGAAGTGGAGTACCGAGCTCCGAATGGTTGATAGAATCCATAGGGAGCGAATCCGAACTCGCCGAAACCTTGAGCCGATGCGGTTCCTGACTGCAGGACGCTTGAGCCCAAAAGAGAAGCGGCAACCACCGCAAGTGCTGCCACGAAATGCTTGTTCATCAAAAAACCTTTTGCGTACCAAAATGGGATGGAGCGATCACGTTTGGCCAAAACCGTTTTTGACGTTCACGTCCCCACGCGACTGATCAGAATGCGACTAACCACAATTAAGGCTAGTTACCCCCTCTAACTGTTTCAACCATCACTGGCCGAGAATCCGTTGTTTTCGTCGCCATCGCTGCCACACCGCCGCTCGCCGCACAATCTCGATCGAAATATTCAGTTTTGAACATCACCTGTCTGATTCATTCTCTCGACGGCGGGGGAGCCGAACGCGTCATGGCGGGTTTGTCGTCTCGCTTGGCAGGTCGCGGGCATGCGGTGACGCTGTTGACGCTGGACAGAGGAGAATCCGACCGCCACTTGGTCGATCCGTCCGTCAGTCGGCGAATGCTTGGCGTGATGGGCGAGACCCGGTCATTGATCTCGGCGGTGGCAAATCTGCGCCGGCGCGTTCGCGTGATCCGCGCGGCGATGGTGGACTCATCGCCCGACGTGGTGCTGTCGTTTTGTGACCGCACCAACATTTTGGCTGTGATGGCGGCGCGTCCGACCGGCATCCCGATCGTGATCAGCGAACGCAGCGATCCGTCGGCCCAGTCGCTTGGCCGAGCGTACGGTTGGCTAAGAAATCGGATGTATCCAAAAGCCAATCGCATCATCGCGCAGACCGTGGACTCGGCCGAGTATATCGAGACGCTACTGATATCGGCTGGCCGCCGCCGAGTGACTGGCCCGGTCGACGTGATCCCGTCGGCGGTTGATACACCATGTGCAACGTCCGACCGAAGTGTGGCTGTTGCCAATCGCCAGGTCGTGTCGGTTGGACGACTTGAGATCGAAAAGGGATTCGACCGATTGATCGATGCGTTCGCGCCGGTCGTGAAGCGATACCCGGACTGGAAATTGCAAATCATCGGCGAAGGCTCACAGCGCGGCCCGCTGGAAAATCAGATCCGGCAACTGGGACTGACATCGTCGGTTTCGCT
The DNA window shown above is from Rubripirellula reticaptiva and carries:
- a CDS encoding glycosyltransferase, with amino-acid sequence MNITCLIHSLDGGGAERVMAGLSSRLAGRGHAVTLLTLDRGESDRHLVDPSVSRRMLGVMGETRSLISAVANLRRRVRVIRAAMVDSSPDVVLSFCDRTNILAVMAARPTGIPIVISERSDPSAQSLGRAYGWLRNRMYPKANRIIAQTVDSAEYIETLLISAGRRRVTGPVDVIPSAVDTPCATSDRSVAVANRQVVSVGRLEIEKGFDRLIDAFAPVVKRYPDWKLQIIGEGSQRGPLENQIRQLGLTSSVSLAGWIQPVWQPLAAATIFVSSSHYEGFPSALMEAMAAGVPSVSVDCPSGPRQIICDTLNGLLVPNDLAGITAGIERMIVDSTMREEIGEAGRDVLTHFGWPTMVDHYERVLAEESGR